A region of Zootoca vivipara chromosome 15, rZooViv1.1, whole genome shotgun sequence DNA encodes the following proteins:
- the LOC118097199 gene encoding NXPE family member 4-like isoform X1, translating into MEWAERDIRGVLKKLDHLMPNVFFTDIKTTTSAKNSKATILNPKDSYCIGDPLIVRLDLYNHLGNRKEYGGDFLQARIYSSSLKAGASGHIEDHGNGTYLVNFTLFWEGKVRASLRLINPSEGVSALWAARKRGYNKIGFRGRFLKGTLNVFGDCGFNIAAKEELCEYLDRRDKESFYCVKPKNVSCEALVSLKSHNKPVSYLTALEKRLFDRSNIGAEIPQAFGNISVAACGSKKATASEKCRVGMSSPSPSGFVWQNLWHPVFCNVSTFNTLERINTCLEGKLIYLLGDSTVRQWIEYLTKRVNTLKYLDSHGAGKHRNLIAVDMARNIQIQWKKHNHPLVTALEYMVRDHNYVAREIDLVAGDKDTVVVIGLGQHFRPFPIELFIRRAINARGAIQRLLLRSPDTKVIIKAENTREMSIEQEVFSDFHGYAQYLALKDIFRDLKVGFVDAWDMTVAYGMNILHPPDHVVGNQIDMFLTYIC; encoded by the exons ATGGAATGGGCAGAAAGAGACATAAGAGGTGTCCTCAAAAAACTAGACCATCTGATGCCCAATGTATTTTTCACGGATATAAAGACCACCACAAGTGCCAAGAACAGCAAAGCCACCATATTAAACCCTAAGGATTCTTATTGCATTGGAGATCCCTTGATAGTTCGACTGGATTTGTACAACCACTTGGGGAACAGAAAGGAGTACGGAGGAGACTTCTTACAAGCGAGGATCTACTCTTCAAGCCTTAAAGCCGGAGCATCTGGGCATATTGAGGACCATGGGAATGGGACGTACCTGGTGAATTTCACTTTATTTTGGGAGGGCAAAGTCAGAGCATCTCTCCGGCTCATCAATCCCAGTGAAGGAGTTTCTGCACTGTGGGCTGCGAGGAAGAGAGGCTACAACAAAATAGGTTTCAGGGGCAggtttttaaaaggaacattgaATGTCTTCGGCGACTGTGGTTTTAATATAGCAGCAAAAGAAGAACTATGTGAGTATCTGGACAGGAGAGACAAGGAGTCCTTCTACTGCGTGAAACCAAAGAATGTGTCATGTGAAGCTCTGGTTTCACTGAAGTCCCACAACAAGCCCGTCTCATATCTCACAGCCCTGGAAAAGAGACTTTTTGACAG GTCCAACATTGGAGCTGAGATCCCGCAGGCATTTGGGAACATTAGTGTTGCAGCTTGTGGAA GCAAGAAGGCAACGGCAAGTGAGAAATGCCGGGTTGGGATGAGCTCCCCATCTCCTAGTGGCTTTGTCTGGCAGAACCTGTGGCATCCTGTGTTCTGCAATGTGTCCACATTCAACACTTTGGAGCGGATTAACACTTGCTTGGAAGGAAAGCTAATTTACCTCCTGGGAGACTCAACTGTGAGGCAATGGATCGAGTATCTCACCAAGAGAGTGAATA CCCTGAAATATCTTGACAGCCATGGAGCTGGGAAGCACCGGAATTTGATCGCTGTGGACATGGCGAGAAACATCCAAATTCAGTGGAAAAAACACAACCACCCCTTGGTCACTGCTCTTGAGTACATGGTAAGAGATCATAACTACGTCGCTCGGGAGATTGACCTGGTGGCAGGTGACAAAGACACAGTGGTTGTCATCGGTCTGGGCCAGCACTTCCGCCCCTTCCCCATCGAGCTCTTCATCCGAAGGGCAATCAATGCCCGGGGAGCCATCCAGCGCCTTCTCCTGAGGAGCCCAGATACAAAAGTCATAATCAAAGCAGAGAACACCCGGGAGATGTCAATAGAACAGGAAGTATTTTCGGACTTCCATGGCTATGCCCAGTACCTTGCACTAAAGGACATTTTTCGGGATCTGAAGGTGGGTTTTGTTGATGCCTGGGACATGACAGTTGCTTACGGCATGAACATACTTCACCCACCAGATCACGTGGTTGGAAATCAGAttgatatgtttttaacttaCATATGTTAA
- the LOC118097199 gene encoding NXPE family member 4-like isoform X2: MEWAERDIRGVLKKLDHLMPNVFFTDIKTTTSAKNSKATILNPKDSYCIGDPLIVRLDLYNHLGNRKEYGGDFLQARIYSSSLKAGASGHIEDHGNGTYLVNFTLFWEGKVRASLRLINPSEGVSALWAARKRGYNKIGFRGRFLKGTLNVFGDCGFNIAAKEELCEYLDRRDKESFYCVKPKNVSCEALVSLKSHNKPVSYLTALEKRLFDRSNIGAEIPQAFGNISVAACKKATASEKCRVGMSSPSPSGFVWQNLWHPVFCNVSTFNTLERINTCLEGKLIYLLGDSTVRQWIEYLTKRVNTLKYLDSHGAGKHRNLIAVDMARNIQIQWKKHNHPLVTALEYMVRDHNYVAREIDLVAGDKDTVVVIGLGQHFRPFPIELFIRRAINARGAIQRLLLRSPDTKVIIKAENTREMSIEQEVFSDFHGYAQYLALKDIFRDLKVGFVDAWDMTVAYGMNILHPPDHVVGNQIDMFLTYIC; this comes from the exons ATGGAATGGGCAGAAAGAGACATAAGAGGTGTCCTCAAAAAACTAGACCATCTGATGCCCAATGTATTTTTCACGGATATAAAGACCACCACAAGTGCCAAGAACAGCAAAGCCACCATATTAAACCCTAAGGATTCTTATTGCATTGGAGATCCCTTGATAGTTCGACTGGATTTGTACAACCACTTGGGGAACAGAAAGGAGTACGGAGGAGACTTCTTACAAGCGAGGATCTACTCTTCAAGCCTTAAAGCCGGAGCATCTGGGCATATTGAGGACCATGGGAATGGGACGTACCTGGTGAATTTCACTTTATTTTGGGAGGGCAAAGTCAGAGCATCTCTCCGGCTCATCAATCCCAGTGAAGGAGTTTCTGCACTGTGGGCTGCGAGGAAGAGAGGCTACAACAAAATAGGTTTCAGGGGCAggtttttaaaaggaacattgaATGTCTTCGGCGACTGTGGTTTTAATATAGCAGCAAAAGAAGAACTATGTGAGTATCTGGACAGGAGAGACAAGGAGTCCTTCTACTGCGTGAAACCAAAGAATGTGTCATGTGAAGCTCTGGTTTCACTGAAGTCCCACAACAAGCCCGTCTCATATCTCACAGCCCTGGAAAAGAGACTTTTTGACAG GTCCAACATTGGAGCTGAGATCCCGCAGGCATTTGGGAACATTAGTGTTGCAGCTT GCAAGAAGGCAACGGCAAGTGAGAAATGCCGGGTTGGGATGAGCTCCCCATCTCCTAGTGGCTTTGTCTGGCAGAACCTGTGGCATCCTGTGTTCTGCAATGTGTCCACATTCAACACTTTGGAGCGGATTAACACTTGCTTGGAAGGAAAGCTAATTTACCTCCTGGGAGACTCAACTGTGAGGCAATGGATCGAGTATCTCACCAAGAGAGTGAATA CCCTGAAATATCTTGACAGCCATGGAGCTGGGAAGCACCGGAATTTGATCGCTGTGGACATGGCGAGAAACATCCAAATTCAGTGGAAAAAACACAACCACCCCTTGGTCACTGCTCTTGAGTACATGGTAAGAGATCATAACTACGTCGCTCGGGAGATTGACCTGGTGGCAGGTGACAAAGACACAGTGGTTGTCATCGGTCTGGGCCAGCACTTCCGCCCCTTCCCCATCGAGCTCTTCATCCGAAGGGCAATCAATGCCCGGGGAGCCATCCAGCGCCTTCTCCTGAGGAGCCCAGATACAAAAGTCATAATCAAAGCAGAGAACACCCGGGAGATGTCAATAGAACAGGAAGTATTTTCGGACTTCCATGGCTATGCCCAGTACCTTGCACTAAAGGACATTTTTCGGGATCTGAAGGTGGGTTTTGTTGATGCCTGGGACATGACAGTTGCTTACGGCATGAACATACTTCACCCACCAGATCACGTGGTTGGAAATCAGAttgatatgtttttaacttaCATATGTTAA